The DNA region TAAAAAACCCTGATATAAAAAATGTGAGAAAAGAACTTTGTCTTCAAATTACAATTTTTCTTTTAGTAATTGGTCTTAGTGTTTTAATTTTTCTTTTCAGGGAAAAAATAGTAGGGCTGGAAGAATATGGCTATTTGGGCGCCTTTCTGATTTCAATGCTTACTAACGCTACCTTGGTTATTCCGGCGCCTGGCTGGGCAGTGATTATGGGCTTAGCTGCAATTTTCAATCCTTGGTTAATAGGCCTTTTAGCCGGTTTTGGAGCAGCTTTGGGCCAAACCACTGGTTATTTTTTTGGTTATAGTGGTCGAGCAGTAGCTAAGAATTCTGCCAAATATCAAAGAATGATTAACTGGATGCGGCGTCGGGGAGCTTTGGTTATTTTCTTTTTTGCCCTTATTCCCAACCCTTTTGTTGATATTGTTGGAGCAGCAGCAGGTATTTTAAAATTCCCTTTCTTGAAATTCATTTTCTTTTGCGCTTTAGGGACTGTTCCCAAATACATCTTTTTTGCCCTGCTGGGCGGCTGGGGACTTGAATTTTTCTTTTAAATATGTAAATATGTTCTTAATTCGCACGATCGTGT from Candidatus Nealsonbacteria bacterium includes:
- a CDS encoding VTT domain-containing protein; translated protein: MRKELCLQITIFLLVIGLSVLIFLFREKIVGLEEYGYLGAFLISMLTNATLVIPAPGWAVIMGLAAIFNPWLIGLLAGFGAALGQTTGYFFGYSGRAVAKNSAKYQRMINWMRRRGALVIFFFALIPNPFVDIVGAAAGILKFPFLKFIFFCALGTVPKYIFFALLGGWGLEFFF